GGTCGATCTCGTTCCGGTGCAGCAGGCCGAGCGACACAAGGGTCGCAAGGGCTTCCCTGAGCCGGGGCGCCGAGGCTCCGGTCAGTTCCTTGAGGTATTTCGGCGTATAGAGTGCAGAAGGATCGGCCACGACCTCTTCGACCACCTGCGCAAGCACGGTTTTTCCGAAAAGGCCGCCGAACGGTTTTTCAAGGAACTGCGCAACCTCTGCAGGCAACTCCGGGTAGACTGTGCCGGTCATCGCAACCACATATCCATACCTGCCCCCCACAACAATAAATATATTTTCCATGATTGAAACTATTTTTTCAGTCGGTGCCAGTGCCGGTGATGGGGCACCTCTTCGCCATACCGGACCATCCAGCGATCGGCCCAGGGGAGGTCCTCAAGTTTCAGAACCGCCTCTCCCCGCCAGGTGTACTTCTCAAGATAGGGTGACCCGATCGACCGGACAAATGAATGCGCATCAAAACCGGTCTGGAGATGTTTCTTGTGGCAATCCGTGAAGCGAACCATCGAACCTCGTTTCTTCACCCATGCAAGAAACCTGGCCCCTTCTTTCCCGGGATCCGGGCCATCCGGATCATCGCCCGATCCCATCGGTTCACCGTCCCCCCCCATACCCCCTCTCCTCCTCCGCCACGCCGGCGCCCCGCACCGGCATCACCTCCTCCACCCCGTCCCTGACCAGAACCGCCCGGGCCCGCCCCTTCCTCCTGACCTTCACCAGGTCCACCAGCCGGAGAAACTCCAGTTTGCGCAGATGGTCGTGGAACGCCGTATAACTCATCTGTCGGCGCTCCAGGAGACGCGTATAGGCCTCGGCCGAGATCACGGCCTCGTCCTCCGCCGACGCCAGCACCGCATCGAGCACCGCCCGCTCGCCCTCATTGAGAGACCCGAGCGCCGCCCCCACCTGCAGGTGCCGGGAGACCGCATAGGCGGCGTGCACATCCTCCGCCGTCACCGTCGTCCGGGCCTCCATCTCGGCCGCCAGTGCCGCCCGCCGCACCATGTCCAGCCCCACCCGCAGGTCCCCGCAGGCGTCGGTCCGTTCTGCCATCAGGTCGAGGATGGCGGGCGGCACCACCCCGGGGTAGAGCCCGGCCCGCACCCGGTCGGCGAGGATGCCGCGGATCTCCTGCCGGGAATAGGGCGGGAAGAAGACCTCGGAGGCATGGAGCACCGAGAGGGTCGAGGGGGTGAGGGCGGTGGAGAGATCCAGGTCCACGTCCGAGAGGGTGAGCAGCACCCCGGCCCTTGCCCCCGGATAGCCCTCGTGGATGCGGAGGAGAGAGGCGAGTACCTCGTCGAGCACACCGGCATGGAGGAGGTGGCCGGCATCGTCCAGGCAGACCACGAGCACCGCCCCGCGGGCGGCGATGTCGCCGGCGATACGGGCCATGACCCGCCGGAGCGGGACGCCGGTGCCGGGCGGGCTCTGCCCGAAGAGGGCGAGATAGATCTGGCTGAAGACCGCATAGGGGGTGCAGTGCGCCTGGCAGGGGACGAGCACCGGCACCACGGTCTCGCAGACCTCCCCGACCTCGGCGAAGATCCGGCGGACGGCCGTGGTCTTCCCGGTGCCCGGCACCCCCCGGAGGATGGTGTTGAGGGGGGTGGAGCCGTGCAGGCAGGGCCGGAAGGCGAAGGCGAGGTCCCGCACCTGGGCGTCGCGGTAGTGGAAGGTCTCGGGGAGGTGGTCGAAATCGAAGATCCGGGCGTCCCGGAAGAGCGTCTGGTCGGCCATGAGGGGGGTGGATGTCATGGGAGTGGATTCATGCGGAAATATAAAAGGGGGAGGTGGGCGTGGGGTGAAAGTGAAAGGGCAATGGGAGCAGTCCTCAACAACGATCGCCGCCATCAGTGAACCTTCTCGTGAGCGGGAGGAGCCGATGGGGATTGAATGGAGGGATCCCTCTCCTGAAAATGCTTGTTTCAGGGGTTTCCCCCTTAAATCGAGGCCAGGACATTGAAAGTCTCCCCTGTTGGATCGGACCTTCCGTTGAAGCAGAAATTCTCCTGCAGATCTCCGGCAAATTGTGGGATACGCATTCCAGAAACCATAATGCATGAAAATTGATATCAAATAAATTAATAATATTTATTAATAACAAAAAAAATGAATTGTTCCAGATATATATGGTCGGTCTTTTCGCATTACGGAGGCGTGCCGGGAGAAGTGCGGCACTGTTACATGACAGGAGAATCCAGGTGGCGGTGGGAATCTACCTTGCCGCAGTTCTCCTGATGGTAGGATTGAAGGGCACTGCCTTTGGAACGGAGATCGGCATCACTCTCATCGGCTACTATGTCGTTTTCGCCACGTTATGGCTGATTTTTGCAGCCCTCATCATTCTGGGATACATTGTATTCTGGAAACTGGTGAAATGGTTCCTGATCGTGTCCATCCTGGTCACTGTCCTGGTCGCCCTACTCCAGGTATGGGGTGGAAACGGGATGTTGTCATTCTTAGCGTTTGCACCTTTTGCCTACGCCGTTTCCATTTTTTTCTTATTCGGCCTTTTTTTCCTTGGTTCGGTGCTGGGAATCGGTACGGTCGGGGGCATGATCTTCTGTCTCCCTCTCGTCTGTCTGGCAGCCAGTGGGTGTGATGCCTCGAATTTTCCCGTATTGGGCGTCATTGCATTTGTTGCAGGGTTCGCATTCTTCTCATATGCGTTCTGGAAGGTCTATAAAAAGATCATTCTCCCGTTTTGCTTTGGTTTCTCACTCAGTTTTGTATCTGCACTGGTCGCATCGATCGTTGCCGGAATTCTCTTCGCCGGCGTGTATTCGCCGCATTTTCTTGAATTTATGTATTATATGATGGACCCCCGGAACCTGTCCGAAATTGGTGACATCTTTTCCATTTTTCTGCAGCATTTCGGTATCATTATTGTCTTATCAGGACTGGTCGGGTTGGGAACCGTGATAGCGGACGCCGATATCAGGGGTGAAGAACAGCAGAGAACCGATCAGGAAACACAATCCCGGGAACCGGAGGAGCCCGAGAATCTCGAAGTGAGTGCATAAAGGGGAGGCCTTCCCCCTTTTCACGCCGACATCAGGATCGATCCCCCGCCCCATCATCTGCAGCACGATCGCCACGGCACCGGCGGCGATCGGCCGGTCCAGACATGACGGACTCAGAAAAGAGCGTTCAATTGCAGGTCCGCCTTATATCACAATCTCGACCTGCTCGGATTTTTCGTTCAGGAGGCAATCGTCCTCAACCATTTCGAGATACACCTCGATCGCTTCCCTGATGGTGTCCAATGCCTCTTCCTTCGTCTCCCCCTCGCTGATGCAGCCGGGAAGGGCCGGGACATAGACGGTATACCCCCCTTCTTCAGAGGGTTCAAGCACAACCCGCAGTTTCATACCTCTCCCTGTCAGTTCCTGGAATGTATACGTAATTGAATCCTATCGCCGGCAGGGTTGGGCGGCTATGGCGTCTCCGGTTCGGTCGTGCGGGGCGAGATCATCCTGGCGAGCGATGCGTGATACGTGCGTGATGACGGTATGCCGCCCCTCACCCGCGGCCACCGCCCTCCTCCTCGATGATCCGGCAGATCTCCCGCCTGAGTTCGTGCACGCGGTTGACGACCGTCCGCCAGACCAGCATCGTGTCGACGCCAAAATAGGCGTGTATCAATTTATCCCGCATTCCTGCCATCTCCCGCCAGGGAACGGCAGGATAGTTCTGTTTCACGGACGCCGGGACGCCTTTGGCAGCTTCGCCGATGATCTCGAACTTTCTGATCACCGCACTCTTGGTCCTGTCGTCATGGAGGAACTCCTCATAGGTCATTCCGGCGGTGAACTCCTCGATCCGCTCCAGGGCGTCGGCGATATCCCGGAGATAGAGGGCAGAGGCCCTCATGCGACCAGCATATCGCGGGTGACTTCCCGGCGGATCTCCGGGCGGAGCGCCGTCTC
This genomic interval from Methanofollis fontis contains the following:
- a CDS encoding ORC1-type DNA replication protein, translating into MTSTPLMADQTLFRDARIFDFDHLPETFHYRDAQVRDLAFAFRPCLHGSTPLNTILRGVPGTGKTTAVRRIFAEVGEVCETVVPVLVPCQAHCTPYAVFSQIYLALFGQSPPGTGVPLRRVMARIAGDIAARGAVLVVCLDDAGHLLHAGVLDEVLASLLRIHEGYPGARAGVLLTLSDVDLDLSTALTPSTLSVLHASEVFFPPYSRQEIRGILADRVRAGLYPGVVPPAILDLMAERTDACGDLRVGLDMVRRAALAAEMEARTTVTAEDVHAAYAVSRHLQVGAALGSLNEGERAVLDAVLASAEDEAVISAEAYTRLLERRQMSYTAFHDHLRKLEFLRLVDLVKVRRKGRARAVLVRDGVEEVMPVRGAGVAEEERGYGGGR
- a CDS encoding type II toxin-antitoxin system HicB family antitoxin; the protein is MKLRVVLEPSEEGGYTVYVPALPGCISEGETKEEALDTIREAIEVYLEMVEDDCLLNEKSEQVEIVI
- a CDS encoding HepT-like ribonuclease domain-containing protein, which produces MRASALYLRDIADALERIEEFTAGMTYEEFLHDDRTKSAVIRKFEIIGEAAKGVPASVKQNYPAVPWREMAGMRDKLIHAYFGVDTMLVWRTVVNRVHELRREICRIIEEEGGGRG